In Kitasatospora sp. NBC_00240, the following are encoded in one genomic region:
- a CDS encoding ATP-binding cassette domain-containing protein, whose product MSLDVRENAAPAGLRPVGEPAPDPARGTAPERPARSWRPRASVGRGTTRPRRHLRTPVVPQMEEQDCGAACLAVVLGAFGRRVTLHEASRSCGVSRDGVSAAAVARAAGRYGLLARGRRVVRGEGRLLGLEQVPVPSMVLVTGPHFAVFEGLKRGRVHVNDPSLGTYSATPAEFWDSFAGIAVGFEPGPDFEPGGRRFPLLRALTTRMRPFAGPLLLAVLLAVLLAVPGVAAAFLLRAYLASVVLGGSTAWALPLTLTATVVAATVLLGTWLQQSLVNRVLEAMAARSSAGFLWRMLRLPGSFFHRRQLGGLVTRVQMNDGLAMLLSHRSAGAAASVASAAVHLSALLWLEPRLAAVPVVVAVLDVLALRVAERRRGGLVHRMHAEQYKRDGVAFAGVSAIETLKAEGAEDSFFRSWAGWQARAMETGQRVTSAVIVPLSLPGALNSAATATVVVAGTSLLIGGTLSAGTLLAFLLLLNGFLLPVGQLVGTGSEFSMARAQNALLEDVESTEPDPYLTPVLDAPELGDSGQEALLTGELELREVSFGYDPNRPPALSGISLRIRPGEWVAVVGGSGSGKSTVARIAAGVLRPWGGEVLLDGRPRDDWHRAVVTGQVAYVEQQLRLFEGTVRENLTLWNPAADEDALRRALDDAEAADLVARRGGLDGGRIEEDARNLSGGERQRLELARALALDPALLVLDEATSALDAHTEAAVNENLRRRGTTCLVLAHRLSTIQAADRVLVLAGGRIVQQGTPAELAAVPGPYRTLLAEKAPAADPTVRPVEQKEENA is encoded by the coding sequence GTGAGCCTCGACGTACGCGAGAACGCGGCGCCCGCCGGCCTGCGGCCGGTGGGGGAGCCCGCCCCGGACCCGGCGCGGGGGACGGCCCCGGAGCGGCCGGCCCGCAGCTGGCGCCCGCGGGCGTCCGTCGGGCGCGGTACCACGCGGCCCCGCCGCCACCTGCGCACCCCGGTGGTGCCGCAGATGGAGGAGCAGGACTGCGGGGCGGCCTGCCTCGCGGTGGTGCTCGGCGCGTTCGGCCGGCGGGTGACCCTGCACGAGGCCTCGCGGTCCTGCGGGGTGAGCCGGGACGGTGTGAGCGCGGCGGCGGTCGCCCGGGCGGCCGGCCGGTACGGACTGCTGGCGCGGGGGCGCCGGGTGGTCCGCGGCGAGGGGCGGCTGCTCGGGCTGGAGCAGGTGCCGGTGCCGTCGATGGTGCTGGTCACCGGGCCGCACTTCGCGGTCTTCGAGGGTCTCAAGCGGGGCCGGGTGCACGTCAACGACCCCTCGCTGGGCACCTATTCGGCGACTCCGGCGGAATTCTGGGACTCCTTCGCCGGGATCGCGGTCGGCTTCGAGCCAGGGCCTGACTTCGAGCCGGGCGGCCGGCGGTTCCCGCTGCTGCGGGCGCTGACCACACGGATGCGCCCGTTCGCCGGGCCGCTGCTGCTGGCGGTGCTGCTCGCGGTGCTGCTGGCGGTGCCGGGCGTCGCGGCGGCCTTCCTGCTGCGGGCCTACCTGGCCTCCGTGGTGCTGGGCGGTTCGACCGCCTGGGCCCTGCCGCTCACCCTGACCGCCACCGTGGTGGCCGCCACCGTGCTGCTCGGCACCTGGCTCCAGCAGAGTCTGGTCAACCGGGTGCTGGAGGCGATGGCGGCCCGCTCCTCGGCCGGGTTCCTGTGGCGGATGCTGAGACTGCCCGGTTCGTTCTTCCACCGCCGCCAGCTCGGCGGCCTGGTGACCCGGGTGCAGATGAACGACGGCCTGGCCATGCTGCTGTCGCACCGCTCGGCCGGCGCCGCCGCCTCGGTGGCCTCGGCCGCCGTGCACCTGAGCGCGCTGCTCTGGCTGGAGCCGCGGCTGGCGGCGGTGCCGGTGGTGGTGGCCGTACTGGACGTGCTGGCGCTGCGGGTCGCCGAGCGGCGGCGCGGCGGACTGGTGCACCGGATGCACGCCGAGCAGTACAAGCGCGACGGGGTGGCCTTCGCCGGGGTGTCCGCGATCGAGACGCTGAAGGCGGAGGGCGCGGAGGACTCGTTCTTCCGCTCCTGGGCGGGCTGGCAGGCCCGGGCGATGGAGACCGGGCAGCGGGTGACCTCGGCGGTGATCGTGCCGCTGTCGCTGCCCGGCGCGCTCAACTCGGCGGCCACCGCGACCGTGGTGGTGGCGGGCACCTCGCTGCTGATCGGCGGCACGCTGTCGGCCGGCACCCTGCTGGCCTTCCTGCTGCTGCTGAACGGGTTTCTCCTACCTGTCGGGCAACTGGTCGGCACGGGTTCGGAGTTCTCGATGGCCAGGGCGCAGAACGCGCTGCTGGAGGACGTCGAGAGCACCGAGCCCGACCCGTACCTGACGCCCGTCCTGGACGCCCCGGAGCTCGGCGACAGCGGCCAGGAGGCGCTGCTGACCGGCGAGTTGGAGCTGCGAGAGGTCTCCTTCGGCTACGACCCCAACCGCCCGCCCGCGCTGTCCGGGATCTCGCTGCGGATCCGCCCGGGGGAGTGGGTGGCCGTGGTGGGCGGCAGCGGCAGCGGCAAGTCGACGGTGGCCAGGATCGCGGCCGGGGTGCTGCGCCCGTGGGGCGGCGAGGTGCTGCTGGACGGCCGGCCGCGGGACGACTGGCACCGGGCCGTGGTGACCGGCCAGGTCGCTTATGTGGAGCAGCAGTTGAGGCTCTTCGAGGGCACCGTCCGGGAGAACCTCACGCTCTGGAACCCGGCCGCCGACGAGGACGCCCTGCGGCGCGCGCTGGACGACGCCGAGGCCGCCGACCTGGTGGCACGCCGGGGCGGGTTGGACGGCGGGCGGATCGAGGAGGACGCCCGCAACCTCTCCGGCGGGGAGCGCCAGCGGCTCGAACTGGCCCGCGCGCTCGCCCTCGACCCGGCCCTGCTGGTGCTGGACGAGGCCACCTCCGCACTGGACGCCCACACCGAGGCCGCCGTCAACGAGAACCTGCGGCGCCGGGGCACCACCTGCCTGGTGCTGGCCCACCGCCTCAGCACGATCCAGGCCGCCGACCGGGTGCTGGTGCTGGCGGGCGGCCGGATCGTCCAGCAGGGGACGCCGGCCGAACTGGCCGCCGTCCCCGGCCCGTACCGCACGCTGCTCGCCGAGAAGGCGCCGGCGGCGGACCCGACCGTACGTCCCGTCGAGCAGAAGGAGGAGAACGCATGA
- a CDS encoding biotin/lipoyl-containing protein: MSVSTEVDGPRAASTARPTQDPAPGPDPSTRTAAGAPSPASAPRGAAVLEPGLDRPVGLVGARLWAAAAALLLVVGAGTGWALFGTLPHTSALPALLAHGPAPETVRADRAGALLGYRVLPGQRVTQGQPLALLRTADGTEVPVPAPADGTVTSLLAAPGDELAPGAAVASLDDGRQPRTLRLYATTLKQAGQLAPGRTVLVPVPGKGVVRATVTAVDPLPARADSLAGSFSVPLPGLPVGAAPVWTAYALLPEPEGPGVGPVPLTVSVDLGARHPYQAVFGTGAKR, translated from the coding sequence GTGAGCGTATCGACCGAGGTGGACGGACCACGGGCCGCGAGCACCGCCCGTCCGACGCAGGACCCGGCGCCGGGCCCCGACCCGTCCACCCGTACCGCCGCAGGCGCCCCCTCACCCGCGTCCGCACCCCGCGGCGCCGCCGTCCTGGAACCCGGGCTGGACCGTCCGGTCGGACTGGTCGGCGCACGGCTGTGGGCCGCCGCCGCCGCGCTGCTGCTGGTGGTCGGCGCGGGCACCGGCTGGGCGCTGTTCGGCACCCTGCCGCACACTTCGGCCCTCCCCGCGCTGCTCGCGCACGGCCCGGCCCCGGAGACCGTCCGGGCCGACCGGGCGGGCGCGCTGCTCGGCTACCGGGTCCTCCCCGGTCAGCGGGTGACCCAGGGCCAGCCACTGGCGCTGCTGCGGACCGCCGACGGGACGGAGGTGCCGGTGCCGGCGCCCGCGGACGGGACGGTCACCTCGCTGCTCGCCGCACCCGGCGACGAGCTCGCGCCGGGAGCCGCCGTCGCCTCCCTGGACGACGGCCGGCAGCCGCGCACGCTGCGGCTGTACGCCACCACGCTCAAGCAGGCCGGGCAGCTGGCACCGGGCCGGACGGTGCTCGTCCCGGTGCCCGGGAAGGGCGTCGTCCGGGCGACCGTCACCGCCGTGGACCCGCTGCCGGCGCGGGCCGACTCGCTGGCCGGGAGCTTCTCCGTCCCGCTGCCGGGTCTGCCCGTGGGGGCGGCTCCGGTGTGGACGGCCTACGCGCTGCTGCCGGAGCCCGAGGGCCCGGGGGTCGGACCGGTACCGCTGACGGTCTCCGTCGATCTCGGGGCCCGCCACCCGTACCAGGCCGTGTTCGGAACGGGGGCCAAGCGGTGA
- a CDS encoding cytochrome P450: MESLRHELARFIQQPAAQQDPPALYRRLLAEAPVLDLGRVHVVSGYQEIITVLMHPGTAVDPTAVGLPRAGSTALARIVNRMLPMRDGADHTRLKRLATTAFSARRLEQMRARIESTAARMLDPLLAAGSFDVVADLAVPLPVAVSCAILDIPDSEQDRVTGWAKLVARSLLDDFGDQADPAHIAELDAEFDEFRSYVEELCAARAAAPGDDLISRLTVARAEGRLDHEDLLAFVVMLLANGLETLTSGLAVAVWQLLQEPALGDLLRARPERAEAVFDEAQRLGSPVRASARALTGEVAVGGTVIPAGRVALLLYAAANRDPRRFAEPDRFDPDRAELRHLAFGHGPHHCLGAPLSLMAGAAVLRGLARAGETRELRTPLTPATVPWSTQFVFGGMRELPLRCPPRAGGGPEPAGPTGLAGPDRLAEPAGLAGAVRG; the protein is encoded by the coding sequence ATGGAGAGCCTCCGGCACGAGCTTGCGCGGTTCATCCAGCAGCCCGCCGCGCAGCAGGACCCACCCGCGCTCTACCGCCGGCTGCTGGCCGAGGCGCCGGTGCTCGACCTCGGCCGGGTCCACGTGGTCTCCGGCTACCAGGAGATCATCACCGTCCTCATGCACCCGGGAACGGCCGTCGACCCGACCGCCGTCGGCCTGCCCAGGGCCGGTTCCACCGCCCTCGCCCGGATCGTCAACCGGATGCTCCCGATGCGGGACGGCGCCGACCACACCCGGCTCAAGCGCCTTGCCACCACGGCCTTCAGTGCCCGCCGGCTGGAGCAGATGCGGGCCCGCATCGAGTCCACCGCCGCCCGGATGCTGGACCCCCTGCTCGCGGCCGGCTCCTTCGACGTGGTCGCCGACCTCGCCGTGCCGCTGCCGGTGGCCGTCTCCTGTGCCATCCTCGACATCCCCGACTCCGAGCAGGACCGCGTCACCGGCTGGGCGAAGCTGGTCGCGCGCTCCCTGCTCGACGACTTCGGCGACCAGGCCGACCCGGCGCACATCGCCGAACTGGACGCCGAGTTCGACGAGTTCCGCAGCTACGTGGAGGAGCTTTGCGCGGCCCGCGCGGCCGCCCCCGGCGACGACCTGATCAGCCGGCTCACGGTGGCCCGGGCCGAAGGCCGCCTCGACCACGAGGACCTGCTCGCCTTCGTGGTGATGCTGCTTGCCAACGGGCTGGAGACGCTGACCTCCGGGCTGGCCGTCGCCGTCTGGCAGCTCCTGCAGGAGCCGGCCCTCGGTGACCTGCTCCGGGCCCGGCCCGAGCGCGCCGAGGCGGTGTTCGACGAGGCCCAGCGGCTCGGCAGTCCGGTGCGCGCCAGCGCCCGCGCCCTCACCGGCGAGGTCGCCGTGGGCGGCACGGTGATCCCGGCGGGCCGGGTGGCGCTGCTGCTGTACGCGGCGGCCAACCGCGACCCGCGCCGGTTCGCCGAGCCGGACCGCTTCGACCCGGACCGGGCCGAGCTGCGCCATCTGGCGTTCGGCCACGGTCCGCACCACTGCCTCGGCGCGCCGCTGTCGCTGATGGCGGGCGCCGCCGTGCTGCGCGGCCTGGCGCGGGCGGGGGAGACCCGCGAGCTGCGCACACCGCTGACGCCGGCCACCGTGCCGTGGAGCACCCAGTTCGTCTTCGGCGGGATGCGGGAGCTGCCGTTGCGTTGCCCACCCCGGGCGGGGGGCGGTCCGGAGCCCGCCGGGCCCACCGGACTCGCCGGGCCGGACCGCCTCGCGGAGCCCGCCGGGCTGGCCGGGGCGGTGCGCGGATGA
- a CDS encoding ABC transporter ATP-binding protein, producing MTLTTGPGIPGTPAVEVRDLHRSYGEYEAVRGISFTVARGELFALLGTNGAGKTTTLEVLEGYRPPSSGTVRVLGADPYAQGTSVRRRTGVMLQEGGFFKELTVRETVDSWRSFLSGARPAAEVLGQVGLTERAGTRVGQLSGGERRRLDLALAVLNAPELLFLDEPTTGMDPEARRITWRLVQDLRAAGTTVLLTTHYLEEAQQLADRVAIMDRGRLAAVGTVQEVLSGHRTRISFPLPAGLTAVQLPTVLGESPVVEDGTVVYTAARTAPALAVLHTWAASRSVELDGIEARNASLEDVFLELAHERAGTR from the coding sequence ATGACACTCACCACAGGCCCGGGAATTCCCGGGACACCGGCCGTCGAGGTGCGGGACCTGCACCGCAGCTACGGCGAATACGAAGCCGTGCGGGGTATTTCCTTCACGGTCGCGCGGGGCGAGCTGTTCGCCCTGCTGGGCACCAACGGCGCCGGCAAGACCACCACCCTGGAGGTGCTGGAGGGATACCGCCCGCCGAGCTCGGGCACCGTCCGGGTCCTGGGGGCGGACCCGTACGCCCAGGGCACCTCGGTCCGGCGCCGGACCGGGGTGATGCTCCAGGAGGGCGGCTTCTTCAAGGAGTTGACCGTCCGGGAGACGGTCGACTCCTGGCGTTCCTTCCTGTCCGGCGCGCGGCCCGCCGCCGAGGTGCTCGGCCAGGTGGGCCTGACCGAGCGCGCCGGCACCCGGGTCGGGCAGCTGTCCGGCGGCGAACGGCGGCGCCTGGACCTGGCGTTGGCGGTGCTGAACGCGCCGGAGCTGCTGTTCCTGGACGAGCCGACCACCGGCATGGACCCGGAGGCCCGCCGGATCACCTGGCGCCTGGTGCAGGACCTCCGGGCGGCCGGTACGACCGTCCTGCTGACCACCCACTACCTGGAGGAGGCCCAGCAGTTGGCCGACCGGGTGGCCATCATGGACCGCGGCCGGCTGGCCGCGGTCGGGACGGTCCAGGAGGTGCTCTCCGGGCACCGCACCCGGATCAGCTTCCCGCTGCCGGCCGGCCTCACGGCGGTCCAACTGCCCACCGTGCTGGGCGAGTCACCGGTGGTCGAGGACGGCACGGTGGTCTACACGGCGGCCCGGACCGCGCCGGCCCTGGCCGTGCTGCACACCTGGGCGGCGAGCCGGTCGGTGGAGCTGGACGGCATCGAGGCGCGCAACGCCTCGCTGGAGGACGTCTTCCTGGAGCTGGCACACGAGAGGGCGGGAACCCGATGA
- a CDS encoding ABC transporter permease, with protein MSSATDSSVIRGGATGTTGGTSPATGGTSPAAGRTKDGPRAAAERHRELGWPQYARGQFLLSWRVFWRNRRSTFIGFLLPVLLNLVVAAPLRDKEIGGVNAAAYSTVGFIGFALVTSFINLLNGVVARRDDLVLKRLRGTEVPATAIFAGQFGAAGAVVLLQVLLLGGLSVGWFGAPLPADPLLFTLTLVAGYLLFAVLAVALSGVTPSAEAAPMVATPVLLVCMFGSGVVAPLSSMPQWLQGPAHNLPLAPVVETLRTAWFGRPFGAESWSGGALARIDLLHGWQHATGSLLLVAAWTAGAAVLGRRLFRWEPRHG; from the coding sequence ATGAGCAGCGCGACCGACAGCAGCGTGATCCGCGGCGGAGCGACCGGCACGACCGGGGGGACGAGCCCGGCGACCGGGGGGACGAGCCCGGCGGCCGGGCGGACGAAGGACGGCCCCCGCGCGGCCGCCGAGCGGCACCGTGAACTCGGCTGGCCGCAGTACGCGCGCGGCCAGTTCCTGCTCTCCTGGCGGGTGTTCTGGCGCAACCGGCGTTCCACCTTCATCGGCTTCCTGCTGCCGGTGCTGCTGAACCTGGTGGTGGCGGCGCCGCTGCGGGACAAGGAGATCGGCGGGGTGAACGCGGCGGCGTACAGCACCGTCGGGTTCATCGGCTTCGCGCTGGTGACCTCGTTCATCAACCTGCTGAACGGCGTGGTCGCCCGCCGTGACGACCTGGTGCTCAAGCGGCTGCGCGGCACCGAGGTCCCGGCTACGGCGATCTTCGCCGGGCAGTTCGGCGCGGCCGGCGCGGTGGTGCTGCTGCAGGTCCTGCTGCTGGGCGGTCTCTCGGTGGGCTGGTTCGGGGCGCCGCTGCCCGCCGACCCGCTGCTCTTCACGCTCACCCTGGTGGCCGGCTATCTGCTCTTCGCGGTGCTGGCGGTGGCGCTGTCCGGGGTGACCCCGAGCGCCGAGGCGGCGCCGATGGTCGCCACCCCGGTGCTGCTGGTCTGCATGTTCGGCAGCGGCGTGGTGGCGCCGCTCAGCTCGATGCCGCAGTGGCTGCAGGGGCCGGCCCACAACCTGCCGCTGGCACCGGTGGTGGAGACCCTGCGGACGGCCTGGTTCGGTCGCCCGTTCGGCGCGGAGAGCTGGTCGGGCGGCGCGCTCGCGCGGATCGACCTGCTGCACGGCTGGCAGCACGCGACCGGCTCGCTGCTGCTGGTCGCGGCCTGGACGGCCGGGGCGGCGGTGCTGGGGCGGCGGCTGTTCCGCTGGGAGCCGCGCCACGGATGA
- a CDS encoding helix-turn-helix transcriptional regulator yields MQAAVERAIATMWERYEEPLSLDDIADTAILSKFYFSRVFRTLTGTSPGRFLSAIRLHKAKNLLLRTPLSVTDISYQVGYNSLGTFTSRFTRSVGLSPGRYRTLARAGMPREPGAFRSTAAHRPCAVRGVVDVPDVGLPTRIYVAAFSDPIVQGEPVACDVLDGPGAFRLDGVVEGVWHLRAAVVAMRDVEPLPWNRRPLFIGASRPVTVRAGQAIEVDLETRGFCPFDLPILLALPELDCWQLPQPQLAVRTLG; encoded by the coding sequence TTGCAAGCCGCAGTCGAGCGTGCCATCGCGACGATGTGGGAGCGCTACGAGGAGCCGCTGTCGTTGGACGACATCGCGGACACCGCCATTCTGAGCAAGTTCTACTTCTCCCGGGTGTTCCGGACACTCACCGGCACCTCGCCGGGGCGCTTCCTGTCCGCGATCCGGCTGCACAAGGCGAAGAACCTGCTGCTCCGGACCCCGCTGAGCGTCACCGACATCTCCTATCAAGTGGGTTACAACAGCCTCGGTACCTTCACCAGCCGCTTCACCCGCAGCGTCGGGCTCTCCCCGGGCCGCTACCGGACGCTGGCGAGGGCGGGCATGCCGCGGGAGCCGGGCGCCTTCCGCTCGACGGCCGCCCACCGGCCGTGCGCGGTGCGGGGCGTGGTCGACGTCCCGGACGTGGGGCTGCCGACCCGGATCTACGTGGCGGCGTTCAGCGACCCGATCGTCCAGGGCGAGCCGGTCGCCTGCGACGTGCTGGACGGGCCGGGCGCCTTCCGGCTGGACGGCGTCGTGGAGGGCGTGTGGCACCTGCGGGCCGCGGTGGTCGCGATGCGCGACGTCGAGCCGCTGCCCTGGAACCGCCGGCCGCTGTTCATCGGGGCGAGCCGCCCGGTGACGGTCCGGGCCGGGCAGGCGATCGAGGTCGATCTGGAGACCCGCGGGTTCTGTCCGTTCGACCTGCCGATCCTGCTCGCGCTGCCCGAACTCGACTGCTGGCAGCTGCCCCAGCCGCAACTGGCGGTCCGGACCCTGGGGTGA
- a CDS encoding SAM-dependent methyltransferase — protein MTEEFDIPSLARAVDYLLGGAANGPADRAAAERACTAWPAGDLRAELRTTRAALGRIVGHLVGEADLRQLLHIGAGLPTMGSTHQVAQRVSPATRVVYVGRDETVVEHARQLLRQQPRSPTSYVQGELGDPDQVLRDAAATLDLSRPVGLLLFGALHFVPGAEDPAGLVRLLVDAVPSGSWVAFGHLAPHELDGPMDDALELLLPGWGAQVVRRGRAEVAALLGEGLELASPGVVVPGEWRPEPSAEEAGAPAMWCAVARKP, from the coding sequence GTGACCGAGGAGTTCGACATCCCCAGTCTGGCGCGGGCGGTGGACTACCTGCTGGGCGGCGCGGCCAACGGGCCCGCCGACCGGGCGGCCGCCGAACGGGCCTGTACGGCCTGGCCGGCCGGTGACCTGCGGGCCGAGCTGCGGACGACCCGCGCCGCGCTCGGCCGGATCGTGGGCCACCTGGTCGGCGAGGCGGATCTGCGGCAGCTGCTGCACATCGGCGCGGGCCTGCCGACCATGGGCAGCACGCACCAGGTGGCCCAGCGGGTGTCCCCGGCCACCCGGGTCGTCTACGTGGGCCGGGACGAGACGGTCGTCGAGCACGCGCGGCAACTGCTCCGGCAGCAGCCGCGCAGCCCGACGTCCTACGTGCAGGGGGAGCTGGGCGATCCGGACCAGGTCCTGCGGGACGCCGCGGCGACGCTGGACCTGTCCCGTCCGGTCGGCCTGCTGCTCTTCGGGGCCCTGCACTTCGTCCCCGGCGCGGAGGATCCGGCGGGCCTGGTCCGGCTGCTGGTGGACGCCGTCCCGTCCGGCAGCTGGGTGGCCTTCGGCCACCTGGCGCCGCACGAGCTGGACGGGCCGATGGACGACGCGCTGGAGCTGCTCCTGCCCGGCTGGGGCGCCCAGGTGGTGCGCCGCGGCCGGGCCGAGGTCGCGGCCCTGCTGGGCGAGGGGCTCGAACTGGCGTCACCGGGAGTGGTGGTGCCGGGGGAGTGGCGTCCGGAGCCGTCGGCCGAGGAGGCCGGGGCCCCGGCGATGTGGTGTGCCGTGGCACGCAAGCCGTGA
- a CDS encoding SDR family NAD(P)-dependent oxidoreductase has product MAPSRAVLLTGASSGTGMSSGTGQAAALRLHRAGWPVYATGRNLEALAGLAAEGIQVLHLDVTDEQSMIDAVDKITAEHGAVGTLINNAAYSLNGTIGETPIEEVRRQFETNVFGLSRLTQLVLPGMRAQGSGRVVIMSSIFGQFATPGRGYYQATKHALEAIGDSLRHEVAGFGIKVVLIEPSPVLGGFVPMSVADLGMSGQERTGLYDDFWQYFVDWHGAYRETDHPTGRGRMAVRAETVAKVIEKAVSSDNPQIRYRIGVPSRLLPRMRWTIGDRLFEKFVRAFFPIP; this is encoded by the coding sequence ATGGCGCCGTCCCGGGCGGTCCTGCTGACCGGCGCCTCCTCGGGCACCGGGATGTCCTCCGGCACCGGCCAGGCCGCGGCGCTGCGCCTGCACCGCGCGGGGTGGCCGGTCTACGCGACCGGCCGCAACCTGGAGGCACTCGCCGGCCTGGCGGCCGAGGGGATCCAGGTGCTCCACCTGGACGTGACGGACGAGCAGTCGATGATCGACGCGGTGGACAAGATCACCGCCGAGCACGGTGCGGTCGGCACCCTCATCAACAACGCGGCCTACAGCCTGAACGGCACCATCGGCGAGACACCGATCGAGGAGGTGCGCCGGCAGTTCGAGACCAACGTCTTCGGGCTCTCCCGGCTCACCCAGCTGGTGCTCCCCGGGATGCGTGCCCAGGGCAGCGGCCGGGTGGTCATCATGTCCTCGATCTTCGGCCAGTTCGCCACCCCGGGCCGCGGCTACTACCAGGCCACCAAGCACGCCCTGGAGGCGATCGGCGACTCGCTGCGGCACGAGGTCGCCGGCTTCGGCATCAAGGTGGTGCTGATCGAGCCCTCGCCGGTGCTCGGCGGTTTCGTGCCGATGTCGGTCGCCGACCTCGGGATGTCCGGACAGGAGAGGACCGGCCTGTACGACGACTTCTGGCAGTACTTCGTCGACTGGCACGGCGCGTACCGCGAGACCGACCACCCGACCGGGCGCGGCCGGATGGCCGTCCGCGCGGAGACCGTGGCGAAGGTCATCGAGAAGGCCGTGAGCAGCGACAACCCGCAGATCCGCTACCGGATCGGGGTGCCCTCGCGGCTGCTCCCCCGGATGCGCTGGACGATCGGAGACCGGCTCTTCGAGAAGTTCGTGCGGGCCTTCTTCCCGATTCCCTGA